Genomic window (Lycium barbarum isolate Lr01 chromosome 2, ASM1917538v2, whole genome shotgun sequence):
ATTTGCCACCAAACCAGAGGCCCTACTAAAGTGTGATAATGCTTCCATGACCCTAGTAACTGACTTTAACTCAGCCTTACAAAATACCATAAGATCATCTGCAAATATGAGATGATTAAGTTTCAATTGTTTGTACATGGGGTGAAATTTGAAGTCTGGTAGTGATCCCATGCATTTCAACACTCTTGAGAGATATTCCATAATTAAAACAAATAGCAAAGGTGAGATAGGGTCACCCTGCCTTAGCCCCCTCTTTCCTTCAAAATAACCATGATTCTCCCCATTCACATTCACAGAGAACTTTGGTAAGGATACGCAAGTCATAACTAGTTGACTAAATTTAGCAGGAAACCCAAAGCTCTTCAAGACCTCCTCCAATAATTCCCAACTGACCATATCATATGCTTTCCTGAGATCTATTTTCACGAGGCACCTAGGAGTGGTTTTCCTATTATAATGCCTCAATAGATCATGACAAATCAAAACATTTTGTAACATAGATCTTCCCTGGACAAAAGCTGATTGATTATCAGCAACCAGATATGAAATAGCATGATTTAGCCTACTGCAAATCAGCTTGGAAATACACTTGTAGAGCACATTACAACAAGATATAGGCCTGAACTGGTTTGCATATTCCGGGTAGTTGACCTCGGGGATCAGGGCAATGCAAGTAGAATTCAGCTGTTTTAGCAATATACCATTCTGAAAAAATTCCAAGAATGCCTCAGTGATATCATCCCCTACTACTTTCCATGATGCCTTAAAGAATCCATTTCGATATCCATCCGGACCTGGACTTTTATTGCTATCAATTTGAAAAATAGCAGTTTTCACATCCTTCCTATCAAAGGGCATCAATAAGCCTACTTGCTGCTCTAATGATAAATATTACCATTAGCCATGATGCTTCTACTTGCTCTCACCCTTGAGGAACTCTTCTGCCCCAACAACCCTTCATAGTACCCCACAATTAGCTGTGCTATAGTCTCTGATTCAAACTGCCAAACTCCATTATCATTCTTCAGTTGGGTGACAGCTTGTTTAAGTTTCTTATGTTTAATCACTGAATAGAAGTATCTAGTATTGTCATCACCCAGTTTTATCCAGTGTGCCTTACTTTTTTGCTGTAAGTATACCTCTACTAAGTAAGATGACTATCTGAATTTCTAATATAACTCTTGTTCCTGTTTCTGTAGTGTTGGGTTCAAGGGATCTGATTGGAGTGATACTTGAGCCTGAGTCAATGCATCTCTATCCTCTTTTGCTTCTACTTCAATGTCCCTGAAATGTTGATTGTTTAGGATTTTCAACTCCTTCTTAAGCAGCTTCAGTTTCTTCATAATTTGGAACATTTTGCATCCTGTTATAGGAGTTTCCCAACTTTGCTTCACCAAGTCAATGAATTGGGGGTGCTGGCCCCAACTGTTACAAAATTTGAATGATTTCTTAGTTCTAGCTCTCTCATCTGTCAAACAAACCTTCAAAGGGCAATGATTGCTAATGCCTTCTGGCAGACATCTAGCCGGACATGATGGCATTGATTCTAGCCATTCTTCATTGATTAGAGCCCTATCAATCTTAGAGTATATCCTCTGATCCACATGCCTATCATTCCATGTATATTTGTTCCCTTGTTGAGGCAACTCTACCAGCCCACATTCTTCCATGCATTGTTGGAAATCAGCAACCTCAGCCCAAGTAATTGGATTGCCTCCTATTCTATCATCCATGTATAATACTGAGTTAAAATCTCCCAGAATCATCCAAGGTAGTGTACAGTTTTCACTATGTTCAACTAGTGACTCCCACAAAGTTTTCCTTTCCTCCTTGGTATTAAACGCATACACAAATGATAAAACAAACTTCAGCTGCATTGGAATGTATAACACTTCACAAGTTACCACTTGGGCAGTAATAGACACTGGAACTAGTCTATAATAGTCTGGTCTCCAAGTGATCCATATCCTACCATTATAATGGGCATCCAAATTTGTAATATGATTCTAACCATTAAACAAATTTCCAGCAATTTGATCCAAAttctccttttttattttattttcaagcaGTCCGATTAGTCCTACTTTTTCTTCATTGCAAAGGAGTTTCACCTCCTTTTGCTTATTCGGGGCATTTATCCCCCTAACATTCCATGCTAAGAAGTTAACCATCCCCAACATGTGGAATTGGTTGGCCTCATACAGTTTCTTCACTTTGCACTGAGTTACTAGTGCCAAGACCTTGGATCACCTGATTGGTATTCTTTTGTTGGTTCTTTCCTGTTCCAGTCTTTCTCAGTGGAGTCACCCACACCCCAACCTGTGTCTCCTGATTACCTTTCATATTTGCCCCTGCCTGCTATTGTACCACACCCACTTGTTTTGTACCCCCACCAGTATGCTTTGGCACTGCCCCAACCTGAGAGTTTGATTGCCCCATCTCTGGCTGCTGCTGATTCCCTTCCTTCTGTTTAGCCACCCCCATCTCAGTGCTAGTTTGATCCTGACCTTGTTGAACATTTTTCTCTTGCGGTTTTGGGGGGTGTTTCTTCCTGCAGATCTCCTCTGTGTGCCCATACTTTTTACAGCAGCCACATAGTGTCGGCTTCCAATCATATGACACTTTTTGTTCAACTACATTGCCTCTCTCGTTCCTAAATAGTATCACCTCCGGTAGAGTCTTTCCCATGTCAACTTCCACCAATACTCTAGCAAAATTTAATTCAATCTTCTTTTCAGTATTCCTGTCCACCATGATAGGTTTACCCACCAAGCTTCCTATCTTACTGAGACCTTTTGGACTCCAATATTTGAAGTCTAGTCCAGGAAATTTCACCCAAATTGGCACGGAGTAGAGTTCCTCACGAGTAAATTCCATATCAGGGTTCCAGGCTTTAACTATGAATGGTTTGTTATCAAAGTGATAAATGCCTCCTTGAATCACCTCATTCTTCCCAATTTCACTATCAAATCGGACTAGGACAATGCCATTCTTCAACATTAAGATCTTATTTAGTCCATGTTTTGCCCAGAGTCTATGGATGTACCCTTGAATCACTTCAAAGGGGGGATGGGCACCCAATACATAACAAACAACTGCACTTCTCCAATATTCAATTTCTGACTCGAAATCCTCTAATTAAATGTCAACGATAGGGGACTCACCTTCCATTGATGGAGGAACATACTCCAATTTAAACCCAGCATTTGAGATCTTCGTAATATCGAAGTTGTCCCAAATCGAGGGTTTTGACCGCGAGATCTCTTCATCCTCAACCTCATCTGCCCAAGTTTTCTTTCCTCTCTCCTCATTTGCATCAGTTCGAGCTGGTTCATTCACGATTTCACTCCATTGAGCCTGGGCTACGAGCGACTGATCTAGTTCCACTGCAATTTGTTCAGTGACTGAAATTGATTTTGTAACTGTTTCCTCCGATTTCTTTTCGAATTGCACTACAACAGCTTCAATTGAGTGAGCTTCCCTACCTTTCTGACCTCGTGTTGCTTGAGATGCAGCTCCCTGTGCCATTATAGCCTTCTCCGACGGTTTCCGAGCTCTCTTCCCCATGGCCAGCGCACGGTTGCCAATGTTATTTGTGGAAGAATATCCTTTTTATGCTACAACTTGTTCCTTGTAGAATTCCTGTCACAAATGGTAACTTTTACCAGAGCAACAAAACCACATTAAACCAAAGAGCTCGTATATTGAGTAGTTGATTTAGCCATACAATAGATACAGGAGTTAGACTGCATAATTAAGGTAAGGCACAACGTAAGGTTTAAAACATTAAATTCAGTATCCGTTTGACTACATGCTGCAGTAACTGAAAATCATAAGAGTTGAAGCAGTTAATGCATATAACTCTCTTAATTTCTTTTTATATGATAGTGTTTGGCGGGAAGAATTGAAGAAGAAATATCTTTTGCGCATACCAAAGTACTCTTaaaatttgtgattataaatatgtcaTGTGATTTTTATAGCTTTTTCAAGAAAATTAAAAGACTGTTAACTATATAGTAAGATGAAATAGCAAGACTGCTACGGTGGTGGAGTGGCTTTTCTTTGGTAAAGTATGTAAAAGATGTGGAGCACTATCCCGATATTTTTGTTTCTGTCATCTCAATATCTACATCAAGACCAAATCGTTTGATGTTGGAACagatatttatttataattaattttttagTATCATGATAGTGTAAAAGTACATAAATTCTTTACAAACCACCTGAGTTTGATTAAAATAACCGCTTCTTGCCTTCACAATTTAGAAAACTTACCGGAATCCGGAGCCAAAATAACATGTTTTGGGAGCTAATATCCCAAAATgggatgcctttttttttttatataccaaaatgggtatttcgttggttatccaacgaaatacccgcAAGCAACACTGTTCCGGTCCggtatttgttgcatttcgctacacttgtagcgaaatgtaacaaataattttttttttttttttttttgcatttcgttggtatatgaacgaaatatgattttgtttttgtatttcgtttattaaaaaacgaaataggaattttttttttctatttcgttggtatatgaacgaaataggataatttttttttttgtatttcgtttataaaaaaacgaaatatgattttttttatttcatttatataacaacgaatataatttattttttttgcattttgttggtatatgaacgaaataggataattttttttttttggcatttcgtttatattccaacgaaataggaaattataattttttttttcgtttatataaaaacgaaataggaatatatatatatatatatatatatatatatatatatatatatatatatattttgtatttcatttatataccaatgaaataggataattttttttgtttttgtttttgtatttcatttatataaaaacgaaataggaaaataattttttttttcgtttatataccaacgaaatgttttgttccatttcgcaggtatataacgaaaaaccctttttttttttaccgtttttctgctctccatatcgctatggttttaattttatttttttgttcatttctgttttttgtatttcatttatataaaaacgaaataggaaaaaataaaattaaaaccatagcgatatggagagcagaaaaacggtaaaaaaaaaagggtttttcgttatatacctgcgaaatggaacaaaacatttcgttggtatataaacgaaaaaaaaatattattttcctatttcgtttttatataaatgaaatacaaaaaaaaaatatatcctatttcattggtatataaatgaaatacaatatatatatatatatatatatatatatatatatatatatatatatatatatatatatatatattttcctatttcgtttttatataaacgaattttttttttataatttcctatttcgttggaatataaacgaaacgcaaaaaaaaaaaatttatcctatttcgttcatataccaacgaaatgccaaaaaaaaattatattttcttatttcgtttttatataaacgaaataaaaaaaatattttcatatttcgtttttttataaacgaaatacaaaaaaaaaaaatttatcctatttcgttcatataccaacgaaatacaaaaaaaaataaaaattcctatttcgtttttatatgaacgaaataaaaaaaaatcatatttcgttttttaataaatgaactacaaaaaaaaaaaaaatcatatttcgttcatatactaacgaaatgcaaaataaaataaaattatttgttacatttcgctacaagtgtagcgaaatgcaacaaataccGGACCGGAAGTGTTGCTTGTGGGTATTTCGctgataaccaacgaaatacccattttggtataaaaaaaaaggcATCCTATTTTGAGGTATTAACTCCAAAAACATGTCATTTTGACTCCGGACTCAAACTTACCGCTACCAAATTAATGTTACAAAATTTTGCGAACGAACACCCAAATTGTGGCCgagccaaaaataaaataaatattgatCAACCACGAGATacatatgacatatatatatatatatatatatatatatatatatatatatatatagacgagATACATCCAAAAGCAGAATATTAATGAAATCAATGGGAAAACCGAACCACGCGGGATGCCCCGCCAAAGAATAGTTTGTCAAAGAGAACCATGATTACGACGTGGATATGATATAAAGTAGTCGGGCAATTCTTTCTGTAAATAAACATGATTTTCGAGATGAACAGCTCGAGTCGTGCCATGTGAGATCTGGATGGTTTTATTAAAATATCTTTTTGTTTGGTGAGGAGGTGTTGATGAAATTTTTGACTAACAAAGATtaataagagcccgtttggattggcttataagttgttttcaatttttttgagtgtttggctagccagtttaaagtcattttatgcttaaaataagctcaaaagaataattgagcccatttgacttaccttatctaaagcaacttataagctgaaaataacttataagccaaaaaaaaaagttaaactaccccaacttattttttttagcttataagctgcaaacagcttataggcataagcccatccaaacaggctctaattaTGATGTTAAATATCAGGAGGAGCAAGTATGTATCATAAAGTCAAAAACTCAGATTATTGCAGGAAAAATGACTTTGGCCATAAGTGAGAAATGTCATCTTTCCCCTTTTGATAGAAGCTATATTTTTCCTCTAAAACTATATATTTTTTTAGTAACCGAATACTAGAACatgattttcttaaaaaaataaagtaaagaaGAATAAAGCATTTTCCTAACTGACACGAGATACTTGAGATATTTATTTACTGATCAAAATATTTGACAACTCACATATGGGTGCTAATTATTGAGTCAATTATTAGTTTAATAGTTGACTATCACCACTAAAGTAATTATGGAGTAGTAATAAATAAGGACAAATAGCACTTTTGGTCCCTAGTTATTGTCTTACTCCGATTTTGATCCTTGTATTATTTGGCTACGCACATTGAATCTTCGATTAAGCTAAATGTGTGATTTTGGTCTTTTAGGCTAACGGATGTTAAATAGTTAACAGAATTTATATTTAAAAATGTActattctaaaaataaataaagacgaaaaagaaacaaacaaaaagGATACTAGAATTCATTTTCTTCAATCGTCTGGTCACCCGCCATTGCTGACTTTCACAAGcataaattaagaaaaataattaacaatggtttaagtgagaaatagttttctgggtttatgCTTCTCAAAGATCAACCATGGTGCTTGTTGCTTGGTAAAGTAGAGGCGGAAAATAATACTACTAATAGATTTAGgtctctttttattttcttttttaaattactTTTCTTTAAGTATATTTTTAATATGGATTCTGTTAACTATATTTTTAATATGGATTCTGTTAACTATTAAACATCCTTCAGCCTAAAGGACCAAAATCACACATTCAACTTAATTGAAGGTTTAATGTGCTTAGCTAAATAAcagaaggattaaaattggaataAGGCAATAACTCAGGGACCAATGCTATTTGCTCAATAAAGAAATATCTCATGCGTACTGTGACCTTACTATATATATGATTAAAGATTTTTCACATTGTGAACTTGTCATCTGAAACTACTCACATTAACTATATGGCTTGCAACAAAGAATTCTGTAAAGATTATTTAGAGTTGAAGCCAGAAGAAGCTAGTTGTTGTGACTTATTTCGGATACTTTATTCATGTGAATTAGAGAAAAAAAACTTTTGTGATGCTCCTGAAGGAACAGAAAGCACACGAGGTTTTCGTCGAAGATGGATCATTTTTGCCTCTCTAGCTATGCAGAGATTTTTAATTAAGTCCAGAAAACCCATGAACAGTGTAGGTACTAAAATTGAGCTGTGGTTGAATTATCCTTCATGTAATGGTGGTCTTCTCCAGCTTTTCTTGAATTTAATTCAAGGTAACTCGATTAATTTTTCATCCTCATATATATGGTCTTTTTCTATATCGTTTTCTAGGTGCCAAAAGTTGCTTTGCCCTCGTCATgtttctacatttatttcattttcattctccgtTGTCTGCGAGGATTCATCCTAAATTCACTACTAAAAGAATGCTAAATATGGGATTTCCGACGGAAAATTAGTCGAAAATGTTTCCAACAAGCCAATCACTAAAGTGGCTTAATTAAGTAGCTCTCGAGGAGTCTGTTTATTCTCTCCGTCTGTTAGAAATTAGCGATCATTTAGTAGTGTTTATTCTCTCCGTTTGTTAGAAATCAGTGTTCATTTAGTAGTGATTAATTTTACGATTGTCAATCTATCACAACCTTTTTTATTTAGTCTTGAGACTAGCAATATGAGTAAGCTCATGCGGTCACACTATAAGAGCTAGCAATACGAACGGTTAGGATTCATATAGCTGACCCCAATCTACTTGTTGACGCACAATTATTGTTTTTCCATTTTCTTAGAAAATTTGTGATAGGTCTTGAACTAAAtcttgaatatgaaaataatataataaagtgaattGTTTCATCCATGTAAAATATGCATTTTAATTCTATGGTTGGAATATAGCTGATCTTTATTTGcttgctatagattattattcGGCAAAACTTGTCTTAAAATTAAAGTTTCAGGTTTCTAAATTTAGACATACATCTtctaaaagaagaagaagaagaaaattgttGACATGTGATTTGGGAAAATTTTCTGTTATATAATTATGAGGTATTTGCAGGAAAAGAGGTAATAAGACCAGACATGAAATCGGAGGAGTACACGTCGCTGGTCGGAAAACTTGATTGGAGGGTTGACTTAGACAAGACCATAAATATGGGGGCCAGCCACTATGGCCCTTCACTATCAATTATGGCTGCTAAATTGTCCTATGAAAATGAAGCTTTCACTAAGAAAGTTATCACAGAAAATTGGCAGGTATTTTAAATATTTACAGCTGACTAGCCAATATACATACGTATATTACATATTAATAGCATATATATGTCGACTACTATTTCTTTGGACTTACGACTATTTAAGTTAATTTCCCTATTTACAGCAGAAACAGACTTTACAATTTACTATACTAAACTTTTAGAGTATCCATAATTTCGAAAGATTAATGAgtatataatttttatttttattttgcagATGGACTTCATAAAGTTTTACAACTTTTGGAATGGTAAGTCCGGTCCCGTCTCTCTTAAACCAGATTTATTAAGATCTTTCTATTGTTTTTAATTGTGTTTCAATTTGAATgttgtttttttattttccaGACCGTGAAAAAATACTAGTATCAACGTTTTTATTGGGAAACTTCCTAAAGATATTTTGAAGATTTATAAGGACCCCAGTTCTTGCCTTCCGAAGTACAATTATTTATATATTCTTAAAAGACAAAAAAATCAATAAGATTCGATTTGTTCTCTGATAAATATCAAGTATTTTATCCCCACATGTTATCTATGTACTTAACTTCAAGCTTCTTACATTAATAACCACTTttacttatttatatttttatcaAGTAGTAAGAAATAAGAATCCAAAGGAACTTGTCTTTGATATATTAAGCAAAATAAGCACTATGAAAGTGAATACAAAGTTATGTACTACTTGATGACCACAAAAACTTTTGAGTTCCCAAATCGATGGTTGATGCATTATTTGTTCCTACGCGATCTTAGGTATCTTACCTCATGAGCTAATTTTTGGGGTTGATTTAGATTTAATGTCTATTTCTTATCAGGGTAACAAAGCCTGACTCATCACAATTCATGATTTACCCCATTATTGGTCTCACTTATatgaatccgcgacttttgtaggataaaaaaaaaaaattgaaccaaactaacacaaaaaaaaaaaaacataagtaggtttcatgcactaatttagtgcgtgaaaagaccaaactgcaaaaataaaagtttggcctttcactcacgaaattcgtgcgtgaatgagGCCAACAAAAACTCATGCGTGAATTAGTATATTTGTACATTGGTTCAAGTCTACATGGATATGTAACCACATCTTCAATGTGATAACAAGCTATATAAGTGTCAAATGGTCCATTTCCTTTACTTCTTCAAATCCAAGTCAACTTCAATATCCACCTAATTCACAAGCCTGCATTTTTTCCTAACCACATCAACCTCCAACTCTTATATTAATACTAGATGGCTGCAGCACGGGGCCCAAcatttcggattatagtgtatctatgtgtatgtagttgtgtttagataatatatatatatatactatgtccaaaatacgattaatataacattgtagtttgtgctccgtatgtaaaactttattttattcgtgtttccTACGAAAAtgtattaatactttttaaaagagaagatttgtttaaaagaaaactattttcttctctttgagataaaataatagcaatatttaagcatcagttgatactttcaattttaatttgattaatttaaaagtgtaaaatacttattattttttatcaaattttgatttggataattctaattcaaattattaaattaattttatatgtttgaaacgaaacaaagtagaaattaattttctatttaaacgaagaaatgctattttttaatttttggtaaatattttcggtttaactcattttacttgtcatgttatcttttgcatggttttttaaggaaacgcgaattagaattataatttgactaatttatcttattcattatttgatcttcatttgatattaagctcttttcacatttattagagtaagaataaaaataaaaaagtaattaaattgtatgttattttttaaatatatatatattaagtatatttattttagtaaacataataaataaatgacatggcggaatagaaaatacagcaattaaatattttgaagaaaaataataatatgatgtccatgttttttgctgtgcaataatttcatttgctctcactaattgggttaatatgcatgtgccaatgaatccactattattgacttgatagggatactttgggaattatatgaatattgtttgattattTAGTATATGggatgcacgttttttttttttttgacgttgcattttttttttaatatgggatccatttttttttcatgagtttgaagagggtggggtccacttttttttcatgagtttggggagggtggggtccggtgtttttttttttttttttttagagtgactgtcgacgaagcatgggtaaaccgatgcttctatatactagaaaaatagaaatataataaagtatttatatctactttttagaagagttggtaatataaagtataaaacgtcatttttgtttactcttaaataaaaaaaatgggaccgaacacggacgacgatgtTGCCTCTATAAACTGGCTCTTCTatgtagtagtaatagtaaagtaatacatataattttttta
Coding sequences:
- the LOC132629104 gene encoding uncharacterized protein LOC132629104; the protein is MKGNQETQVGVWVTPLRKTGTGKNQQKNTNQVIQGLGTSNSVQSEETNHITNLDAHYNGRIWITWRPDYYRLVPVSITAQVVTCEVLYIPMQLKFVLSFVYAFNTKEERKTLWESLVEHSENCTLPWMILGDFNSVLYMDDRIGGNPITWAEVADFQQCMEECGLVELPQQGNKYTWNDRHVDQRIYSKIDRALINEEWLESMPSCPARCLPEGISNHCPLKVCLTDERARTKKSFKFCNSWGQHPQFIDLVKQSWETPITGCKMFQIMKKLKLLKKELKILNNQHFRDIEVEAKEDRDALTQAQQKSKAHWIKLGDDNTRYFYSVIKHKKLKQAVTQLKNDNGVWQFESETIAQLIVGYYEGLLGQKSSSRVRASRSIMANGNIYH